The following is a genomic window from Geminicoccaceae bacterium.
CAGATCCTCGCCAGCAAGCTCGATCTCGACCGTGAGGGGCAGGAGGCCACGGTCTTCCGTTTCGAGCTCGACGGCCAGGGCGACCTTGTTCCCGGATCGGTCCACAACCTCCAGACCAAGCTCCGGAGCTGGAAAAAGTCATGACCACGATACCGCAATTCTTCACGCTTGCCGCCATAATCGGTGCCTTCCTCGCCATCTTGAGCGTCTGGTCGCCGAGGCGGACCTCGGTAAAGGTCTCCGCCGTCCTGGCCAGCATCCTGTTCCTGCCGCTGACTTATGCGGCCTTTGCAGAACTGCTGAGCAAGCCCAAGCCCGTGGCCCTCGAATGGTGGAAATCGGCAGCCGACGAGGCCACGGTGCTCGGCAGCACGGCACAGGAAAACAAGGGCATATTCCTGTGGCTACAGCTCGACAACGTCGACGAGCCCCGTTCCTACGTCCTGCCCTGGAGCCGGGAGCTGGCGCAGCAGTTGCAGGATGCGATGGAAGAAGCCGAAAAGCAGAAGACCGGCGTGCGCATGCGGCTTCCCTTCGAAAGCTCGCTCGACAACCGCGAACCGCGTTTCTATGCCCTGCCGCAGCCTGCCCTGCCGCCCAAGGATCAACTCGACGGCCCGCAGATCTACCGGCAGCCCTCAAGGGAAACCTGACCCCCGGCGTCCCGGCCCCTTCTTCCCGCCGGACTGGTCGACAGCCGCGCAAGGGCGTAAGCAACGGCTTCGCAATCACCATCCGTGAGCGGAGCCGTTTTCTTGACCACGCCTTCCGAACGCCTGCTGATCGCCCACAGCAATGCCGACAGTTATGCCCCGCAGGTCCGTCAACGTTTCCCCGACATCGAACTGGCCATTGCCCGCGATGAGAACGAGCTTGCGGGCCTGCTGCCGGATTTCATCCCGACCATCGCCTACAGTTGCACCACCCGGGCGTTCCCGCGGCACCTGCATCGGCCGATCATGGAGCAGCCCGGCCTGCGCTGGCTGCATGTGGGCGGCTCGGGCTACGAGCATTTCAGCGGTCTCGATGTACAGCGGATCACACTGACCAACGGCCGTGGCGTACTGGCCGGGTTCCAGGCCGACACGGTCATGGGCGCCATCATCGCCCTGAACCATGATTTTCACGGTTTTCGCACCGGACAACAGCAAAGGCGCTTCGAGGCGCGCAGGTTCCGGGGGCTGGCCGGCCAGCGGCTGCTGGTCGTGGGAGCCGGCGCCATTGGCCGTGCGGTCATCGGGCGTGCGGCCGGGTTCGGGTTCCACATCACCGCCGTCACGCGCGACGGGCGACGGGTCGAGGGTTGCAATGACGCAACACGACTGGATGAACTGCCCAGGGCGGTGACGATGGCCGATATCGTCAGCCTTCACCTGCCGCTCAACGAGCAGACCCGGCACATCATCGACGCCCGGCTTCTGGCGGCGATGAAACACGACGCGATCCTGGTGAATACGGCCCGGGGTGCCGTGGTCGACGAGGCGGCACTGATCGCCGAACTCGACAGGGGACGCTTTCGCGGTGTCTACCTCGATGTCTTCGAGAACGAGCCGCTGCCGCCGGAAAGCCCATTATGGGCGCATGAGCGGGTGATGATCACGCCGCACTGCAGCGATCAGGTCGAGGACTGGGAAGATCGCCACGCAATGTTCTTCATCGACAACCTTCAGCGGTGGGTCGACGGACGTCGCCTGGAGAATGTCGTCAGTCAGCCACTTCCCTCACCGTCGTCATAACGCCTCGCCACGCATCAGCCGGGGCAGATCGCCCACCAGCCCCATGGCATGACGCATGAAGAACCTGCGGGCGGGCGGGAGCCGGTCGACAACGGCCAGCCCGGTTTCGCGTGCCAGCCTGAGCGGTGTGAAATCGTTGGCGAACAGACGGTTGATCCCGTCGGTGACGGCAACCAGCGCCAGTCCGTCAAAACGCCGCCAGGCGGCATAATTCTCCAGTGCGGCACCGTCGCCCGGATCGAGGCCAAGCCGCATGCGGTCGGCGATGATCTCGGCCAGTGCAGCGACATCGCGCAGGGCGAGATTCCAGCCCTGTCCCGCAATCGGATGGATACCACGCGCGGCATCCCCGACCAGCGCGACCCGTTCGGCGACATAACTGTCCGACCAGACAAGCTGCAAGGGATAGGCCCAGCGCCGCCCCTCCAGCGACAGTCGGCCTAGGCTGTCGCCGAAGCGCTCGCTGACCTCGGCGACGAAGGCATCGTCATCCAGAGCGGTGACCTGCTTCGCCAGGCCGGTTTCCAGCGCCCAGACGATCGACGAGCGGTTGTCGCGCATGGGCAGCATGGCGAACGGACCGTCGGGAAAGAAGCGCTCGACGGCCAGTCCGCCATGCGGCTGTTCGTGCCTCAATGTGCAGACAATCCCCAGCTGGTCATAGGACCAGCGACGGGCAGATATGCCCAGCCGGTCGCGGGTGCTCGACTGACGCCCCTCGCAGACCGCCATCAACGAACCGCGCAATACCTCGCCGGAATCGGTC
Proteins encoded in this region:
- a CDS encoding D-2-hydroxyacid dehydrogenase, producing MTTPSERLLIAHSNADSYAPQVRQRFPDIELAIARDENELAGLLPDFIPTIAYSCTTRAFPRHLHRPIMEQPGLRWLHVGGSGYEHFSGLDVQRITLTNGRGVLAGFQADTVMGAIIALNHDFHGFRTGQQQRRFEARRFRGLAGQRLLVVGAGAIGRAVIGRAAGFGFHITAVTRDGRRVEGCNDATRLDELPRAVTMADIVSLHLPLNEQTRHIIDARLLAAMKHDAILVNTARGAVVDEAALIAELDRGRFRGVYLDVFENEPLPPESPLWAHERVMITPHCSDQVEDWEDRHAMFFIDNLQRWVDGRRLENVVSQPLPSPSS
- a CDS encoding UbiH/UbiF/VisC/COQ6 family ubiquinone biosynthesis hydroxylase; its protein translation is MSNPYRERIHGERVDVIVVGGGLTGLALAIAIGRVGARVAVIEAQTFETLVSAPHDGRVTAIALGSKRLLEGIGVWERMEGEAEAILDIEVGEPDSLGRVHYDHREIGDDPLGWIVENRVTRNALVDTVRGLETVRLIPSARVERIERDAGAVAVTTDSGEVLRGSLMAVCEGRQSSTRDRLGISARRWSYDQLGIVCTLRHEQPHGGLAVERFFPDGPFAMLPMRDNRSSIVWALETGLAKQVTALDDDAFVAEVSERFGDSLGRLSLEGRRWAYPLQLVWSDSYVAERVALVGDAARGIHPIAGQGWNLALRDVAALAEIIADRMRLGLDPGDGAALENYAAWRRFDGLALVAVTDGINRLFANDFTPLRLARETGLAVVDRLPPARRFFMRHAMGLVGDLPRLMRGEAL